Within Deinococcus actinosclerus, the genomic segment CCTGGGCGTGCGACCACCCGGCGCCGCCCATCGTGCGCGCCCGCCTCAGCGTCCTGGGTGCGGCCCGCGAGGGCCTCGCCACCGCGCATACCCTTCAGGACGCCAAACTGGCCGCGCTGGCCGACCTCGCCCGCTCGTACGGCGTCACGCCCACCAGCGACCCCGTCTGGGTCGAGTACGACCCGGAGGACGGCGCGAACACCAGCGAACTGGAAACCGACACCCCCACCCCCCGCCCCGCCGCCGAGCGCCCCCTGCCCCCACAACCACCCCGCGACCCGCAGATGGAAAAGGCGCGTCGGCACATCGAGGACCTGCTGGAGCAGCTGAAAGTCGCTGGGCGCGGCGGGGAAGCCGCCCGCATCCTCATGCGCGGCTACGGCGAGACCCTGGAAGAAAGCCGCGCCATCTACAAGGACCTCCACGCCCTCCTGAAAGGCTGACCCCATGCGTAAATTCCTCGCCTTCGGCGACGTGCACGCCGACTTCGACCTCCTCTGGGCCGCCCTGCGCGCCGCCAGCTGCGCCGACGGTGCGGGGATGCCCACCCCGCCCGTCCAGGCCGGACTGTTCCAGGTCATCCTGATCGGCGACCTCGTCCACCCGAAGAACGAGCGCGATTACGCCCGCCTGACCGGCCTGCCCCGCTTCGACCACAAGAACCCCGACCACCTGTTCCTCGCCGCGCGCGAACAGATCCGCCACCTGGAGAAACTGAAGGCGTACCAGGAAGCCGCGCCGCACGCCGTGCACATCATCCTGGGCAACCACGACGACGCCGTCCTGAACACCAGCTACGTGCTGGGCACCAGCGGCGGCATGGTCCACGTGGAATTCGACCCGGACCACGGCGGCCTGATCCTCCCCGACCACCTCGCCGCGTGGATGCGCAGCTTCCCGCGCGAACTGCGCGTCGGCACCGTGCAGTTCGCGCACGTCTCACCCCTGCCCGCCCACGCGCACTATGACGACCTGTTCTACGCCGACCACAGCCCCAAACGCTGGTTCCGCGACTCGCCCGAGTACGTCCGCATGGCCGGACTCGACTACGGCGTGTACGGCCACACCCAGATCGACGGCGGCATCCACCTCGACGAGGACCACCACCTCGCCATGATCGACGCGCTGCACGCCCGCGAGTACCTCGAACTGCTGCTCGATCCCGGGCAGGACGAACCGGTCCAGAACGTCCGCGCTGTTCCCTTCTGACCCCGCCCGCCCCGGCCCGCGCGCCCACACATTGACAACCGTGAAGTGCGCCGCTATCCTTAACCCCGCTGCTTTTGCAGCCCCTTCAAGGCACGGTCCGGTAGTGTAGCGGTTAGCATATCTGCCTGTCACGCAGAAGGTCGCGGGTTCAAATCCCGTCCGGACCGCCAAGGAAGGCTAGGTAGCTCAGCTGGTAGAGCAAACGACTGAAAATCGTTGGGTCGCCGGTTCAAGTCCGGCCCTGGCCACCACCAAAGGAAACGCCCCCACCCCAGCGGTGGGGGTTTTTCATGCCCTCATGCGTGCGGGCCATGCTGGGCGTCATGCGCCCACAGTTCACGCCTGAAGCCCTGCGCGCCGTCGCGGCGTTCCTGCCCGTCATGGCGGACCCGGCGTTCCGCTTCACGGACGGCCAGCCGCCCGCCGTGGTCCTGCCGGACGGCGGCGTGCAGATGCGCGGGTACGCGTACGACCCGCAGGTGGCGCGGCTGCTGCGCACGCTGGACGAGTTCGGGTGGGTGCATGCCGACGAGCGGTTCCAGTGGCCGCGGTGGGCGCAGTCGCCCGAGGCGCGCGCCCTGCGGGACGACCCGGCGGTACTGGCCCGCGCGACCCCGGTTCAGCTGGCGCGGCTGCTGACGGTCTTCGCGCGGCAGGAGCGGTTCAGTGACGGCGCGCGCCTGGGCTTCTGGGAGTCCGGGCTGCTGCTGGGCATCCTGCGCCGCGCGGCGGCACTGGCGGATACAGCGGGACGGGCGGGTGCGGCGGGCTGATCCTCCCTCTCCCCTGCCGGGTGCCCGGGCGCCTGTGTTCCCCGCCCCCTGGCAGGAATGCATGGACTTGTGGATAATGCGCGGTTGAGGTCGCGCCTGCGGGTGCGGACTCCCACAACCGGGTGACCTGTACTGTCACCCCAGGCCCGCGCCGTTCAGGGTGCGGACCTGCCGGGAGGAAAGACATATGACGAACGTGACTGCCGGGGCCGACTGCGGACCCCAGAACCCTGGTTTTGACCGCCGCTACGACGTGCAGGGCCTTGACGCCATCGACGTGGCCGTGCTGGGCACCTTCCCGCACGTGCGCGAGGACGACCCGGTGCGCTATCCGGGCGAGCCGATGCAGATCGAGATCGTGACGGACGAGTTCAGCCCGGTGTGCCCCTGGAGTGGCCTGCCGGACTTCGGCCGCCTGGAGATCCGGTACCTGCCGCGCGAGGCGTGCGTGGAACTCAAGAGCCTGAAGTACTACCTGACCAGCTACCGGTTCGTGGGCATCTACCACGAGCACGCGACGCGGCGGGTACTGGCGGATCTGGTGAACCTGCTCAAGCCCCTGAGCATGGAGATCCGCTGCGATTACGGCATGCGTGGCGGGCTGAACACGATCTGCACCGTGAAGTACGTGGCGCCCGACCATCAGCCCCAGGGGGCGTAAGCGGATGCCGTGGAAACTGAGTTCGGAGTTCACGTTCGATTCGGCGCACGTGATCACCGGCTACGACGGGCCGTGCGGGCGGCTCCACGGGCACACGTACCGCGTGCGCATGGAGCTCAGCAGTGAGAAGCTGCGGCCCAGCGCGCACGTGAAGCGCGCCATCATGGTCGCGGACTTCAAGACCCTCAAATGGGCCAAGAAGGACGTGGACGCGGGCGGCCTGGACCACGCGTACCTGAACGACCTCCCGGACCTGGGCGACGACACGACCGCCGAGGTCATCGCCGCGTACCTCCACCGCAGGACGATGGACCGCGTCCGCGCCGACCTGCCCGAGGGGGACGACGGCGCGGACCTGCGGCTGCACGTGACGCTGTGGGAGACGCCGGAGAGCAGCTGCGAGTACTGGGAGTGAGGCTGTGAACCGGATTCCGTCTGTTCCATGTGCACCTCGGCACCCCACCGAGGTCCACATTCCACGCCCGGAATCCGCTGGGCTCCTTCTCGCGTCCGCTCGACTGGACCGGTTCTGGCGAACCATTCCAGCGGAGCAACCATGAAATACCCGGTGTACGAGCGGTTCTACACCTGGCAGGGCGAGGGGGTGCACCTGGGCCGCGCGGCGTACTTCATCCGCCTGTACGGCTGCCCCCAGGCCTGCCCCTGGTGCGACAGCGCCGGAACCTGGCACCGCGACTACCGCCCGGACGGCGTGACCCTGATGGATGCCGACGAGTTGGCCGAGGTGGTGCGCACCGAGAGTCCGGACGGCGCCGTCGTGGTCGTGACGGGGGGCGAGCCGATCCTGTTCGACCTCGCGCCCCTGACGGACGCCCTGCATGCCCAGGGCCGCCGGGTGCACATCGAAACGAGCGGGATCGCACCGTTGCGGGGGGCGCTGGACTGGGTGACCCTCTCACCTAAACCCTTCGGTCAGCCCCCGCTGCCGGAAGTGGTGGCGCGGGCAGATGAGGTGAAGATCATCGTCCACGACCCGGGCGACATTCAGGCCGGACTGGACACCCTGACCGGCCTGCCGGAGAAGGCGGTGATCTGGTTGCACCCCGAGTGGAGCAAAGCCCGCGAGCGGGACCTGACCGTGCTGAACGCGATCACGCAGGCCGTGAAGGACAACCCGCGCCTGCGGGCCGGGTACCAGATGCACAAGCTGTACCGCGCCGACGACCTCGACGCGCACAGTGACAAACGCCTGATCCCCCTCGGCGGCAACGTGGAACTCGGGTATTGACGGGGCGGTGGGGCGTCGAGGCTGGGCTGTAGGAGACGCAGCCTGAACCACGCTTTTTCTCCTCCCCCTTCATGGGGGAGGTCGGGTGGGGGTGAATCCCACCGGAGGATTGAACATGACGGAGGGCAAGAAGCGCGCGGTGGTGCTGCTGTCGGGCGGGCTGGATTCGAGCACGGTGCTGGGCATGGCGACCTGCGACGGGTACGCGTGCACGGCGCTGTCGTTCCGGTACGGGCAGCGGCACACGGTGGAGCTGGAGCGCGCGGCGAAAGTGGCGGCGCATTTCGGGGCCGCGCACCGGGTGATCGACATCAACATCGGGTCGTTCGGGGGGAGTGCGCTGACGGACGAGAACATCGTGGTGCCGACGGACGGCACGGCGGAGGGCGTAATCCCGCCGACGTACGTGCCGGGGCGCAACACGGTCTTTATTGCCGTGGGTCTGAGTCTGGCCGAGGCGATCGACGCGGAGCGGGTGTTCCTGGGTATCAACGCGGTGGATTACAGCGGGTACCCGGACTGCCGCCCGGAGTACCTCGCGGCGTATCAAACGCTGGCCGACCTGGCGACGAAGGCGGGGCTGGAGGGGCGCGGCGCGGTGCTGACGGCGCCGCTGGCGGAGCTGACGAAGGCGGACATCGTGCGTGAGGCGCTCGCGGTGGGCGTGCCGATCGACGTGACGTGGAGCTGCTACCAGGGGGGCGAGGAGCCGTGTGGGGTGTGTGATTCGTGCCGCATCCGGGACAAGGCGCTGATCGAGGCAGGCCGCCCCGACCTCGCCACCACCTACGCCCAGGCCCAGTTGTAATCCCAGCAGGAGAGGCGGGACGCGCCAGGGGTCTTCCCCACGCGTCCCGCCTCCCTCTTGCGAAATTCCTTAGAGGACGCTCTTGACGACCTTGCTGACGTTCTGGACGCTGAAGCCGAACTTCTCGAACAGGACG encodes:
- the queF gene encoding preQ(1) synthase, with product MTNVTAGADCGPQNPGFDRRYDVQGLDAIDVAVLGTFPHVREDDPVRYPGEPMQIEIVTDEFSPVCPWSGLPDFGRLEIRYLPREACVELKSLKYYLTSYRFVGIYHEHATRRVLADLVNLLKPLSMEIRCDYGMRGGLNTICTVKYVAPDHQPQGA
- the queC gene encoding 7-cyano-7-deazaguanine synthase QueC, with the protein product MTEGKKRAVVLLSGGLDSSTVLGMATCDGYACTALSFRYGQRHTVELERAAKVAAHFGAAHRVIDINIGSFGGSALTDENIVVPTDGTAEGVIPPTYVPGRNTVFIAVGLSLAEAIDAERVFLGINAVDYSGYPDCRPEYLAAYQTLADLATKAGLEGRGAVLTAPLAELTKADIVREALAVGVPIDVTWSCYQGGEEPCGVCDSCRIRDKALIEAGRPDLATTYAQAQL
- a CDS encoding metallophosphoesterase codes for the protein MRKFLAFGDVHADFDLLWAALRAASCADGAGMPTPPVQAGLFQVILIGDLVHPKNERDYARLTGLPRFDHKNPDHLFLAAREQIRHLEKLKAYQEAAPHAVHIILGNHDDAVLNTSYVLGTSGGMVHVEFDPDHGGLILPDHLAAWMRSFPRELRVGTVQFAHVSPLPAHAHYDDLFYADHSPKRWFRDSPEYVRMAGLDYGVYGHTQIDGGIHLDEDHHLAMIDALHAREYLELLLDPGQDEPVQNVRAVPF
- a CDS encoding 6-pyruvoyl trahydropterin synthase family protein codes for the protein MPWKLSSEFTFDSAHVITGYDGPCGRLHGHTYRVRMELSSEKLRPSAHVKRAIMVADFKTLKWAKKDVDAGGLDHAYLNDLPDLGDDTTAEVIAAYLHRRTMDRVRADLPEGDDGADLRLHVTLWETPESSCEYWE
- a CDS encoding DUF6508 domain-containing protein, with protein sequence MRPQFTPEALRAVAAFLPVMADPAFRFTDGQPPAVVLPDGGVQMRGYAYDPQVARLLRTLDEFGWVHADERFQWPRWAQSPEARALRDDPAVLARATPVQLARLLTVFARQERFSDGARLGFWESGLLLGILRRAAALADTAGRAGAAG
- a CDS encoding 7-carboxy-7-deazaguanine synthase QueE gives rise to the protein MKYPVYERFYTWQGEGVHLGRAAYFIRLYGCPQACPWCDSAGTWHRDYRPDGVTLMDADELAEVVRTESPDGAVVVVTGGEPILFDLAPLTDALHAQGRRVHIETSGIAPLRGALDWVTLSPKPFGQPPLPEVVARADEVKIIVHDPGDIQAGLDTLTGLPEKAVIWLHPEWSKARERDLTVLNAITQAVKDNPRLRAGYQMHKLYRADDLDAHSDKRLIPLGGNVELGY